The following DNA comes from Athene noctua chromosome 1, bAthNoc1.hap1.1, whole genome shotgun sequence.
CCGCCCTTTGTTCCGGTGGCACCGGGAACCTCCGCCGGGGGCATGGCGCGTCCCCCCGCGTCCAtcgccgggcccggggggcggccgggacGGCAccttcccgccggggccgggcgctcGTCCCCGGGACTCGCCGCCGCCAGCGGCAGCGCCGGGAGcgcccgtccccgcgggggggggccgggggtgcggcCGTCGCAGCCTCCCGtccgcggggagccgggcccggTGCCGGCGGAGGCCGGtgcccgcgggccggggcgggtcTGGGGCGGCGCAGCCGGTGCGGGCGGGGCCGTCGGTCGGagcggggccggtcccggggcggggcggggcgggagggagcggAGGCCCCGCCCCCCTCGGGGCTGCGGCGGTACCGCCCCGCCCCCTgacccgccccccgccccgccccagcccaGGCGGCGGTGCAGGGCCGCAGAGAGGCGGGGCTATAGGCAGCCCGGGGGCGTGTCCATGCAGATGAGCGGCCGCGCGGCACGACGGGACggaccccgcgcccgcccggcggcgggtcCGGGCGGTGCCGGTCGgtgcgcggggccgcgcggggcgggtcCGGGTCGGGGTGTCGgggtgcggggcggtgcgggtGCGTGTGCGGGGTGTCCGTGCGCTGTGCGTGTGTCGGTGCGGGTGCggggtgccggggcgcggggcgggtcATACTTACCTGGCAGGGGAGACACTATGATCAGGCAGGTGGTTTTCCCAGGGCGAGGCTCATCCCCTGCACTCCGGGTGTGCTGACCCCTGCGATTTCCCCAAATGCGGGAAACTCGACTGCATAATTTGTGGTAGTGGGGGACTGCGTTCGCGCTCTCCCCTGGCTCTTCCGTCccaaaagcagaagaggaattACCCGAGCTTGTCCTTTCTCTCCTCGGTGCCCGCTCTCTCGGCTCCCGGCAGCTCGCAGCCCCGCCGGGGGTCGCGCAGCCCGCGGGTCCGGCCGGTTCCGCCCGGGGGTGCTGAGGGCGCCGGCAGATGCGCTCGCCAAGCCGCTGCCCGTGGTTTACCTGGAGCcgtggctgactggggaggtcccgctGGACCCGAGGGGGGCAAATGGGACACGGATCCgcaagaggcaggaaggaggatccaggaaactccAGCCCTGTCCgtgtgccctcggtgccaggacGGTCACGGAGCAGGACATCTCGGTGCCGTCAAATGTCGTACAACAGACAGCCAGGGGGTCAGGCCCGGTCAGCGGGTTATGAGCGGCAGGGCCTGCCTGGCAAACCTGGTGtgtgacagggcgacctgcttactgatgagggacaggctgtggatgttgttcaccttgacttcactaaggcctttgacaccgtttcccacagcattctcctggcgaaactgcctgctcgaggcttggatgggcacacgcttcgctgggtaaaaaaccgTCTGGTGGCCGGGCCcggagttgtggtgaagggagttaaatccagttggcagccgctCACGAGTGGGaaccccagggctgggtgctggggccgctcccggttaacatctttattgatgatctggacgaggggatcgagggcaccctcagtcggtttgcagctgacacccagctgggtgggagtgttggtctgctcgagggtggggaggctgcagagagacccgggcaggctggagccatgggctgagcccaactgggggagtttcactgagggcaaacgccgggggctgcccttgggccacaacaacccccagcagggctacaggcctggggaggagtggctggagagctgccggtcagagaggggctggggggtgagaatgagccagagtgtgcccagggggccaaggagggcaacggcatcctggcttgtgtcagcaccggcgtggccagcagggccagggaagggatctgagccctgggctcggcactggggaggccgcccctcgattcctgggttcagttctgggcccctcaccccaaaaaggccattgaatgactcgagcgtggccagagaagggcaacggagctggggcagggtctggagcacaggtctgctggggagcggctgggggaactgggggggttcagtctggagcagaggaggctgaggggagacctcctggccctctgcaactccctgccaggagggggcagagaggggggatgagtctctggagccaaggccccagcgccaggccccgagggaatggcctcaagctgcccagggcagggtcaggctggctctgaggaaggatttctgtgcagaaggggctgttgggcgttggaatgggctgcccagggcaggggggagtccccgggatccctggaggggttgaagagtcgggctgagccagcgctgagggatctgggggagttgggaacggtcagggggagggtcgtggtcgggctgggggagctgcaagggcttttccagcccagaggATTCCGGGACTCTGTGAGGGGGTGGCGGGTGCCCGAGCCCGTCCCGGTGCCCCTCGGGGAGCGCCCGCGGCTCCACCTCCCGCTCTGCCGCCGGCCCGGGACGGGCCCGACCGGAGGGACGGGCTGTGGGGAGGAGCCCGCAGGGACCGACAGTTCCAAACGCGGAGACGGGGAACGGGGGGAAAACCGGTTGTGGTGACCGCAGAGAGCGGGGACCTGCCGGGAGCGGGGAGAGGAGACGGTAACGGCGAGACGAAGgaattctctctctgcttttgggACGGAAGAGCCAGGGGAGAGCGCGAACGCAGTCCCCCACTACCACAAATTATGCAGTCGAGTTTCCCGCATTTGGGGAAATCGCAGGGGTCAGCACACCCGGAGTGCAGGGGATGAGCCTCGCCCTGGGAAAACCACCTGCCTGATCATGGTGTCTCCCCTGCCAGGTAAGTATgacccgccccgcgccccggcaccccGCACCCGCACCGACACACGCACAGCGCACGGACACCCCGCACACGCacccgcaccgccccgcacccCGACACCCCGACCCGgacccgccccgcgcggccccgcgcacCGACCGGCACCGCCCGgacccgccgccgggcgggcgcggggtccGTCCCGTCGTGCCGCGCGGCCGCTCATCTGCATGGACACGCCCACAAGTCCCGCAGCACCCCGCCCCCTACTcgctcgccccgcccctcccctttGCCGGTCCCAGCGCGGGGCCGTtaccggggcggggggcagcgccgggggctcCTCCCCAGCACGGGGGGTTGCGGGGGGAAGGcggcgcccccagccccgcgggtcCCACGTTCCCCCGGGAAGGACTCGGACAGACACACGGACCGGGCGCTGCGGATTtattcccccccccagccccccgcacccagagccgccccccagcccccggagcccccccggccccgctcaggGGGTCCCCGCCGTCCGCCGCTGGGTGCCCCACAGCAGGAGGGACAGCGAGAGGGTGACGGCTCCCAGGATCCCGCAGAACGGCAGCACCGGGAACGCGCCCTGCGGGGGAGCGGCAGTGACCGGGGTTGCCCCCCCCCGTCACTGCTCCAGTCCGGGGGGGCACTCAGGGAGGGGGTCCCGTCCCGCTGACCTGGCGCAGACACTTGTACCCGTGGAAGGGGCTGTCGCAGAGGCACTGGGtgaggccgggcccggccggggcgcAGGCAGCGTTCTCGGGGCACGGCCAGGCTGGCGGAGCGGAGCATTgggggggggtttcagggggaCAGGCCGCAGCCAGCCCCCCCCctgcccgccagcccccccgTTCCGTACCCGGCTCCCCGGAGGTGTTGCAGGGGTTCCTCTGGCCCTGGCAGAACCGGCTGCTCCCGCGCGTCCTCACCTCGTCCCAggcgccgctcccgcccgggcACTCCAGCGCCCGCGGCACCGCGCTGGGGACAGAGCTCAGCACCCGCCACCGCGGCGACACCcccccatgtgtgtccccccccgccgtgtccccccagTACTCACAGGAGCTGCAGGCGGGTGAAGCCCAGGAAGGAGCCGTTGGGGAGCGGCGTCAGGGGGTTCTCTGACAGGTCCCTGCGAACACACACGGGGCACCGGGGAGTCCCGGGCACCCCCCGAGCAGCACCGGGCCCAGCAGAGCCCTGGGGGTGCCCCCGTGCGGGCAGGCGAGGGCTCTGGAACAGGGGGGGCCCTCTCTGTGCCACATCACTGCCCGGGGCCaggctgctgccccccagcagggacacccagccccagggaagggacaaGGTACCCCAGAGGGTCACAGGgcagtttgggctggaagggaccttaaatcccctccagtgccaccccctgccccgggcagggccaccttccaccagcccgggttgcccaaagccccgtccaacctggccttgagcccttccagggagggggcagccacagcttctctgggcagcctgtgccagggcctcacccccctcacagggaacaatttctgcctcagatctcatctaaatctccctctgtcagtttagaaCTGTCACCCCTTACCCTAACTACCCGCCCTTGTAAAAAGTGTCATCATTCCCctccctttcccgcagccccttccagccctggggggccgctctaaggtctccccggagccttctctcctccagctgaaccccccaactctcccagcctgtcctcacagggggctccagcccccccagcatctccgtggctcctctggccccgctggagcaggtccgtgtccttctgctgttggtgcccccgagctggacccagccctgcaggggggtctcccagagcggagcagagggggagaatccccccccgaccctgtgccccccctgctctgggggcagcccagcgcccgttgctggctcacaggcagttttccaccccccgaccccccaagTCTGtctcctggggctgctccccctcccctcgcccagcctgggtctgtgcccacgggcaggaccttgcccttggcctcgtTGACCCTCAGGGGGTTCACACGTGCCGACCGCGGCGGGGCACCCCCCGTTACCGACCCCCCCGGCCATTGCGCTGTTCCTCGACGGCGCCTCTCTGGACGGGGCCGCCCAGCCCGTTCCTCCCCCCGACACGCTCCGGCCGCCAAACCCGCGGTGAGTGACGGGGACGTCGCCCGGGGCCGTGTCCCCGACCTCACCGGGGCCGAGGCAGGTGACACCGGttgctcccccctcacccccccggcCCATTCGCAGGCTGCTGGGTCACTCACCGTCCCGCCCCACCTCCCGGCCATCCCCTTCGCCCAGGGGGGGTCTGACGCTCCCACGcacccccccccagtccctggGGGCTCCCCCGTCACCGCCCTGCAAACAGGCTGGGGGGCAGCCGGTGTCCCCCGGGCAGCGGGGTGcccctgggagctgggggggacggggacccatcgcggaggggggggggggggtgtgtcccacCAGAGCCCCCCAGACCCCTCTCCCGGCCCGGGAGGGGACACGAGGACTCACAGGACGACGGCGGCCGCGGCCTGGGCCAGCGCCGGGGGGAGGCTGCGCAGGGAGCAGCTGCTCAGGtccagcctgggggggacagcgggggggtGACACACACGTcagccccccccgtgtccccagcaccccGCCGCCACAGCCCCCCCGTACCCCAGCAGTCGCTCCGGACCGGGGCCCCGCTCCCGGCAGCAGCGCCCGTCGCTCTCGGTGCCGGCGCGGGACTCGCAGTACCGGGACACGAGGGAGCCGTTCCGCAGCGGCCCCGGGCAGAGCCCGCAcaccggcggcgggggggtccgggggtACTCCCCGGGATCGAGGCCCCCCCGGTCCCCGCCACCGCTCccgggcagcggcagcagcaagaggaggaggaggaggaggacgaagAAGGCGCCCATGGCACCGCCACCCCCCCTTCCCGGGGCTCTTCCGGGAGCGCCCCGCCCGCTGCGAGGGCGCCCCCTGGCGGTGCGGCGGGAGGCGCGGAGGGAGGgaccgggacacccccccccccttccccgggcgcCCTCTGGACCCGGCCGCGGCCTCCAGGGGGGTCCCccgaggagcgggggggggggggcggccgttACCGGGGCGCGGTGACCCGCCAGAAGCGGCCGAGCGCGCTGTGACGTCATCACGGCGCGCCGGACCGGGCGGAAGtgagggcagggagggcagcgcggccgctTCACTACGTCATCAATACGCGACGGCGGCCGCAGCGCGGCACGTGGGTCCAGCTCCGCCGCGCCGGTCGGCGCCGCCGGTGAGTGTCGGAACGGGAaacccccccccgctccgcccctCAAGGTCACCGTCCtgccccgtcccgtcccctcccggctccgcggccccgccgggccaCACGCCGGGACCGGGGCTCGTCCTGTgacacgcacccccccccccccccccccatcccccggcAGCACCGAGGAGCGGGACCGGGGAGCGGGGTCAGTGGGGACAGCGGGGATGAGGGGGCCGGGTCTTGAGGATCCTGAGGGAcagtggggctgggggcaccggggACACCGGGAAAGGGATAGGGATGTGGCCTGGGGTCACCGGGGACACCGGGAAGGAGGTCAGGAATGTGGCCTGGGGTCACCGGGGACACCGGGAAGGGGGTCAGGAATGTGGACTGGGGTCATGGGGACACCGGGGCTGGGCAGCGGCGCCCCGAGTGAGGTCATCGAGGACATGGGGAACAAGGAAACGTGAGGCACCGGGGGCaggggggccgggccccgggcggggtcactggggacaccgggggatggggagggaagggcggggagcgcggcctcGGCCCGGGGACACCGAGGCTCGGGACAGCAGCGCCCCAGGGACCCCGGGGGGCCGTGGGGGTGCGGGGGAGCCTCGGGCTGGGGACACCCGGTGCTGCCGGGGTGGGGGCGTGGGGTGGCAGCGGGGGGTGCTGGCGGCGCTGCCGGCCCCGTGTTTAGACTCCGCGGTGGAACGCGGTTGCGGTGACCTTGGACCCTGGCTGGGAGCTGCGccgcggagggggggggtgtccgggacgggggggggacgggggacggtgGCATGCGAGGCGCTGCCCTCTCACCTCCTTCCCGCCCGGCTCCCGCGGCGGGCAGGCCCGGGCAGGCGGTGCCAAGCGGGGCCCAGCGGGGCCCAGCCTAATCCCCCCGGGTATGCCCCGGGCCGGCGTTCCTCCGGGGATCACGGTGGGCGCAGCGCcagcccccccctcagccccccccccccttcgccACTCGCTTTGCCACCGGCAGCTCAGCTTCATCCTCCggcggcgtggggtccccccgcaccccccgcccgcTCCTGGAGTGCCCGGACACCCCCCCCCTGCTCtagggggggctgaggggggtgcCCAGAGCCCCTCCGTCcacctgtctgtctgtccgtccatcccCGGCTGCGTGGGGTGGGGGTCACGCCGCCCTGTGCCCCCACGCCGGGCTCCGCTCTCCGTCCGTctgtcctgcggggccgggggctgcctgtcccgcgggggggggccgttgcgccgggcccggcggggctgcgcggTGCCGGGGGGCGGTTGGGTCGCGTTGGGTTTGGCGACGGCGGGACCGGTGCTGCCGGcccgggcaggggggggctgcCCTGCACCGGGGGCAGTTGTGTTGGGTTTGGCGGCGGCAGAACCGGtgctgccggccccgggggggccgcgtGGGCCTGGCAGGGCCGGTGCCGCCGGGGTCTTGGGCGCGACTGTTTTTGCACCCGCGGCCTTGGGTGTTCTTTGGCAGAGGCGCCCGTTTCCCTTGGCGGGGGCAGGTCGGGGCGGTGGACGCGGCGgggccgagcccagcccagcgggaggaggagggttAAAGGGACGTTCCTTTTCCAGCctggcccccccgccccgcaccaCGAGTCCTTAAGGCCGAGCCGGAGCGAGCGAAGGTCCCCGCGGCGCCTGGACGGCTCCCGGCGCTGAGCCCCGTCCCTCGTCCCGCAGCTCCGTGTGCCGGGGGCGATGCCGGCCGGGACCCGCTGCCGGGGCGGCTGCCGGGGCTCGGGGCGCCCATGAGGCCGGCGGGGCGCAGCCGGGGCgcgtggccgggcagcggcggctccggcgggggggcggcggcgcgccaTGGAGTTCACGGTCATCGACTACAGCATCTTCgcgctgctgctggtgctgtcCTCGGCCATCGGGCTCTTCTACGCGCTGAGCGGGGACCGGCAGCGCACGGTGCAGGAGTTCCTCCTGGCCAACCGCAACATGGGCTTCTTGCCCGTCGCCCTCTCCTTGCTGGCCACTTTCCAGTCGGCCGTGGCCATCCTGGGCGTGCCGGCCGAGATCTACCGCTTCGGCACCGAGTACTGGTTCCTGGGCTGCTCCTACCTGCTGGGGCTGCTCATCCCGGCCCACGTCTTCATCCCTGTCTTCTACCGCCTGCGCATCACCAGCACCTACGAGGTGAgcggggccgagggggggggTTGGGCTCCCTGCGCCCGGGCGGGACGGGGCcctgatcccccccccccctcccctttcacCCCGCAGTACCTGGAGCTGCGCTTCAACAAGACGGTGCGAGTCCTCGGCACCGTCACCTTCATCTTCCAGatggtgagtggggctggggggggcgcggggggggccgtgCACGGTCTCAGCGCTGCTCTCCCCGCAGGTCATCTACATGGGGGTGGTTCTGTACGCGCCCGCGCTGGCCCTCAACGCTGGTAAGTGGCGGGGGGACACACGGGACCTGTTGCGGGGACGATGctggcagccctgggggggggggcagggggggctgccGCCTGCTCGTTCAGAATCTTTGTTGCTTCCAGTGACGGGCTTTGACCTCTGGAGTGCGGTGCTGACCATGGGGCTGGTCTGCACGCTCTACACCACGCTGGTGAGTGCCAGGCTGCGGCGTGGGGCTGCGGCGTGGGGCTGCGGCGAGGGGCTGCGGCGTGGGGCTGCGGCGTGGGGCTGCGGCGTGGGGCTGCGGTGACGGGTGTCGTGCCTCGGCAGGGCGGGCTGAAGGCCGTCATCTGGACCGACGTGTTCCAGACGCTGGTGATGCTGGCGGGGCAGCTGGCCGTCATCGTGGTGGGCGCCCGGCGGGTGGGCGGCATGGCCCGCGTCTGGCACCTGGCCCAGCGGCACGGCAAGATCGCCGGCATCGAGTGAGTGTCCCGGTACCCGGGACCCCCCGTCACGCCGGGCGAGGCTTGGGGCCGGCGGGTGGGTGACACGACGCAGCGTCCCTGCTGCCCGCGGGGAGCTGGTGAGGACCCATCGCcgtgaccccccccccgccggcgcctcccCGCAGCCTGAACCCCGACCCCTTCGAGCGTCACACCTTCTGGACCCTGGCCGTGGGGGGGGTCTTCATGATGCTGTCGCTGTACGGGGTGAACCAGGCGCAGGTGCAGCGCTACCTCAGCGCCCGCAGCGAGCGGGAGGCCAAGCTGTGAGTGGGGTCAGGGGtcggggtgggggatcggggccccccccccgccgccatttccccccccagcagcacccctgaCCCCTGCCCGGCGCCCGCAGCTCCTGCTACGCCGTCTTCCCCTGCCAGCAGATCGTCCTCTGCCTCAGCTGCCTCACCGGCCTCGTCATGTTCGTCTACGACCTCGAGCACCCGCTGGCGCCCGCCCAGCGCCCCGGCTCCGACCAGGTGGGtgcccgggaccccccccgcagccccctcaCACCTCCCGCAGGGCCGGGCCtggccccccgcggcccccccggccctgcaggcgctgacccccccgccccagctgGTGCTGTACTTCGTGATGGACGTGCTGCGGGAcctgccggggctgcccgggctcTTCGTCGCCTGCCTCTTCAGTGGGTCCCTCAGGTGAGCgggtggccccgggggggggccgggggcgctgTGGG
Coding sequences within:
- the ATRAID gene encoding all-trans retinoic acid-induced differentiation factor, with amino-acid sequence MGAFFVLLLLLLLLLPLPGSGGGDRGGLDPGEYPRTPPPPVCGLCPGPLRNGSLVSRYCESRAGTESDGRCCRERGPGPERLLGLDLSSCSLRSLPPALAQAAAAVVLDLSENPLTPLPNGSFLGFTRLQLLAVPRALECPGGSGAWDEVRTRGSSRFCQGQRNPCNTSGEPAWPCPENAACAPAGPGLTQCLCDSPFHGYKCLRQGAFPVLPFCGILGAVTLSLSLLLWGTQRRTAGTP
- the SLC5A6 gene encoding sodium-dependent multivitamin transporter, producing MEFTVIDYSIFALLLVLSSAIGLFYALSGDRQRTVQEFLLANRNMGFLPVALSLLATFQSAVAILGVPAEIYRFGTEYWFLGCSYLLGLLIPAHVFIPVFYRLRITSTYEYLELRFNKTVRVLGTVTFIFQMVIYMGVVLYAPALALNAVTGFDLWSAVLTMGLVCTLYTTLGGLKAVIWTDVFQTLVMLAGQLAVIVVGARRVGGMARVWHLAQRHGKIAGIDLNPDPFERHTFWTLAVGGVFMMLSLYGVNQAQVQRYLSARSEREAKLSCYAVFPCQQIVLCLSCLTGLVMFVYDLEHPLAPAQRPGSDQLVLYFVMDVLRDLPGLPGLFVACLFSGSLSTISSAFNSLATVTMEDLVRPHCPGLSESRATLLSKLLALGYGLLCLGMAYVSSMLGPVLQAAISIFGMVGGPLLGLFCLGMFFPCANPTGAAVGLLAGLAMAFWVGIGGILRSMGGAGGAPPSNGTALPAAGNLTTLVASTLLAPTPAPQSPTGLQRFYSLSYLWYSAHNSTTVILVGLLVSLITGPTPAAAVDPRTISPVLPRLLCCLPARSRRRLCCGLGVPEQDADPGDAAKSSGVPNGLAPPGPPRREEEEGQGYVRTAGVPAYTLQETSF